A window of Zestosphaera sp. genomic DNA:
CTGAGGACTGCTACCCTCACTACTCAGCATACACCACCACAAAAATTAATAAGTAGTGTACATATAAATTACTGACTGCATACCCAACTGTCTTAGGCCCGACACCTCACTACCCAGAGAGTGGGTCTTCACCTCAAGTAATGAGCGAGGAATCAAAGTAAACTTTAGTAACTTGATAAGCTACTCAAGACCCACTTTACGACCTCGTCTGATTTAATCCTTATCTGTTCTCTCGAGTCTCTAAACCTTAAAGTCACTGTATTGTCTTCTAGTGACTGGTAGTCTACCGTAACTGCGAAGGGGACCCCGATCTCATCTACTCTCGCATATCTCCTCCCTATACTCCCGTCCTCATCATAAATGACCGTGAGACCGGCCTTAACAGCATCATTATAAATCTTCTTAGCAAGGGCTTTGAGCGACTCTTCCTTAGACACTAGGGGAAAAACAGCAAGCTTGTAAGGAGCAAGTCTCGGAGGTAGTTTAAGGACTATTCTACCTCCCTCCTCAGTATACGCTCTATCTAGAACTACTAGTAGCAGTCTCTCTGCACCGAAAGAAGGCTCGACCACGTGAGGAACGAACCTGCGCCCCCTCACAACCTCTTTAACTTCCTCAACACGCAGAATTCCTGGAGGTATCTTAAACCCTTCAATAATGGCTCCCCCTTCCTTAAGGATCTTCTCAACCTCTTCTACTCTTAAGTTCCTTAACGCTTGCAGTATCCTAGGTGCGTTCGCACCAAAAAGCTCTTTTAAGAGACTCTGGTTAATAAATACTCTTTTCGTAATAATTTCTTCTGGTTTCTTGAGTTCCTTATAGACAGTCATGTCTTCGCCTGAGAAGTTCATGTGCCGTGATAAGTCGTAGTTTGTCCTGTACGCGTGACCAGATATCTCGACCCAACCCCACCTAGATATAGAAACTAATTGATCAAACGTTTGTTTGGAGTAGTGAGCTCTCTCCTCAGGAAGTTTTTCTTCAAATAGTATCTCCTTATCACTTAATCCAAGCTCCCTAGCAAAAGCTTGAGCTACTGACATCCAATAAGCAAGCCACTTATTCAGCACTATACCCTCAGCAACTGCTTCTTCAGGCTTCACGTCAATAACCTCGTCTAAACCCTTACTCCTAGCATCAGCAGTTAATATCCTCAGCTTCCCGGGAAACCTACTAAAATCAGGTTCTCCAGGGTCTTCCGGGTCGAAAAAGAACTCAACCTCCATTATAGTGAATTCCCTTAGCCTAATCATTCCCTGCCTAGGCGATATTTCGTTTCTCGCTACCCTACCCACCTGAGCTACGCCTAGCGGGAGTGAGTACCTCATAGCAGTAAAGACCCTCTTAAAAGAAGTAAACATTCCCTGAGCTGCTTCAGGCCTTAAGTAGGCTACGTCGTGTTTGTAGGGACCCACGTTAGTCTGAAACAAGAGGTTAAAAGTTCTCACATCCTCTAACTCACCACCACATGAAGGACACTTAATTCCCTTACCTCTAATAATTGAGGTTAATTCCTCAGGACGTGAGCCCTCAACCTTAACTCCGAGGATATCCTCTAAGAGATGGTCAGCTCTGTAAATCTTGCCACACTTACTGCAAGTGACTATAGGATCAGTGAAACTTTCTAAGTGTCCCGATGCCTTAAAAACGATCTCAGGGGCTATCATAGGAGTCTCTATAAGAACAACCATATCTTGATGTTTGAAAACAAAGTAATCTAGCCAGAGCTTCTTTATGTTCTCTTTTAAGAGAGAACCCAAAGGACCTAAATCGTAAAAACCTGCTAAACCGCCGTAAATCTCGTAAGACGGCCAGAAAAAACCTCTGCGCGCCGCTAAATCAACTATCTTCTCGTACTTGTCACCACTACTCATGCTCACGCAACACCTAAAGAAAATAAATAGATTCTAGTTTTATAAAACCTTATCACCATACATTAAGGAGTGGATAAGTAATGCTAGAACTCTACATAGTTAATAACCCATACGTGTTTTTAGGCGTAAGCGGAGACAGAAAGAGAAACCCTCTAAGTTTCGTAGGAGTTCCTTTCGACTCAACCAACAGTTTTAGAAGTGGTTCAAGATTCGCGCCGATACATATACGACTCGCATCACACTCTCTAGAAACTTACTCATTCAGGAACGGACTCGCACTAGAAGAAAATCCCCCAGTAGATGAAGGTGATGTAGCAGTAGTACATGGCAATGCTGAAGCAACATTAAGAAATGTCTCAGCGGTTGCTGAAGAGTTATTCAAGAACAGGAAAACAGCTTTTGTGGGAGGAGACCACATAATCACTTACGGGATTATTAAGGGATTCCTCAACGCTATAGGGAAACCTCCGTGTGTTTTGGTTCTTGACGCGCACCTAGACTTCAGGCCAGACTACCTAGGCTTCAGATATAGTCATGCCTGCGCGACCAGAAGAACTAGTGAGGTTGTAGGAGTAAAGAACTTAATGGTCTTAGGTTTTAGAGCAGTTGATTCCAGAGAGTTAAGAGAAGCTAGGGAAGCCGGTCTAAACATGATTAACTCATACGAACTTAACAGAATGACCCTGAGAGAAGTAGTTAGCAAGGTTAGAGACTTCTTAACCACATGTAGTCACACATACGTTTCTCTAGACATGGACGTGATAGACCCAGCCTACGCACCGGGCGTGTCTACCCCCGAACCCGAAGGACTTCAACCAACACTAGTGATAGACTTGCTGACGAACATAATAGATGAAAAAACTTCTGGTCTCGACTTAGTTGAAGTAAACCCCCTCGTCGACCTAGGAGACGTTACTTCGTTCTTAGCAGCCAAAATACTAATAGAAGTCTTCACGAAATTCTTAAGCGTCATAAGAACCTAAGAAGTAACGACATGTGAAAATCGCGTACTGCTTGCTCCCCGCACATACTAAAGACTAGTTAGTTTCTTGAATTATTCTGAGATTCGGTACTCTGGGGATCCAGCCTTTCCTCCAGACACCTTTGATCATGTTGTGAAGAATCTCTGAGCTGAGAATAGCTACTTCAGGCTCATTTATGTTATGGTCTACTACTATCAAGTCTATATTAGGTTTCGATAAGTCTAAGTATTCTAGAAGAGCTTTGAGAAACTGAAGATTAGATTCTTTATTGAACCATGGTTTATTAGTCCGCTTAAATACTACCTTATCTTCATGAAATACTAATTCTTGACAGTAAGCTCCTGAAGGAAAGTTGACTGGTTTTATGTTGGGGTCGTTATCTATTATTCCGAAACCCCTTAAAGGAAACACTACTACTGTAGGTCCCTTAGACATGTTCAGTCTTTCAGCCATTAACTTACCCACAGCATACAGCTCATCACCAGTAGCTCTAACCAGAGTTACTAATCCTTTGCTATGTTCGTAGACGCACCTACTTCTGAATTTCTCAGGAACGCTCTCAGGCTTCCAGAAAACTATTTGATCTACTCCTCCAGGGAGAACTACTTGAGGCACTCCTAACTTACCTGCCGTAGTTAGTCTAATAACTCCGCCTACACTTGCGTTGAGAACTCCCCCGAACAATTCATCTGTGAGTTCGTGGGTGGTAGCGTCAAGAACCCCTACAGCAACGCCAGAACTAATTAGTTTTTCTAAGACGTATCCGCCAGTGCGTCCTAGAGCGTGAAACGAAACAAAATCATAACCTTTACTAGATAAGATCTCCTTAGAGACCATAATGAACGGCGTTGTGTTACCGAATTGAGATGCTAGAATCATTGGCTTCTTCTCAATACTTACGGGAGTGGGTGAGGAAGCTTTAACTATCATTGCAGCTACTTTATTGAGTACTTCAGCTTCTATAGAGTTAAGTGAAGTACCTCCCGAAAAGTCCGTTATTGACCACACTATCGTTATATCCGAGCCTAATACGGCACTACAAGCCTCGCTCACGGCAGTAGTTACCACGATTTTAGGCATTAACATAGGTAATTCACGCATTATCATAGACACGAGACCTAAGCCTGTCGACCCACCTATACCTACTACACCGTCAACTTCACCACTAGCTACTTTACTCTTTAATAATGTCAGAGCACCCCTAGCAATTATTTCTTGAGCATCAGCCCTATCCATATCGTTAAGTTCTTCTATAGAGTAGCCAGCTAACTTAACTAGTAATTCGTTACTTACATCAGCCTTACCCAATCTAGGCTCGTGTTTACGCATAGAAATGTCTATTAGAAATCCTAACCCGCCATTAGCTTCAATCCTTTCCTTAAGGAAGAAGCCTTCACCCTCTTTAGTATCTAGCGTTACTAGAATAGCTATTACAGGACGTTTTAAACTCATCCTTAGTATACCCCGAATTAAAGAACCCCTAAGAGTTATTTAATAATGAAAGGGAAGACTCCTTAAATTAAGATAAGGAGATATTATAGGGTGACGAAAACGTGATTTCAATAATAGGAGCTGGCAGAGTAGGAACTTCAACTGCTTTGATGTGCCTCTTAAGAGGCGTTGATAACAAGATAGTGTTAGTAGATGTTGTGCCAGGTCTAGCGCGGGGAGAAGCTCTCGACTTATCTCACGCTGCCGCGGTCCTCGGCATTGACGTGGACATACAGGGTTCAGAAGACTTCAGCACGATCAGAGGTAGTGACATAGTCTTAGTAACTGCAGGTAAACCTAGGAAAGCTGGCATGACTAGAGAGCAACTAATCACGGATAATGCGTCAATAATTAATGACATAGCTCCTAAGATTAGAGAATATGCTCCAGACTCCA
This region includes:
- the glyS gene encoding glycine--tRNA ligase, which codes for MSSGDKYEKIVDLAARRGFFWPSYEIYGGLAGFYDLGPLGSLLKENIKKLWLDYFVFKHQDMVVLIETPMIAPEIVFKASGHLESFTDPIVTCSKCGKIYRADHLLEDILGVKVEGSRPEELTSIIRGKGIKCPSCGGELEDVRTFNLLFQTNVGPYKHDVAYLRPEAAQGMFTSFKRVFTAMRYSLPLGVAQVGRVARNEISPRQGMIRLREFTIMEVEFFFDPEDPGEPDFSRFPGKLRILTADARSKGLDEVIDVKPEEAVAEGIVLNKWLAYWMSVAQAFARELGLSDKEILFEEKLPEERAHYSKQTFDQLVSISRWGWVEISGHAYRTNYDLSRHMNFSGEDMTVYKELKKPEEIITKRVFINQSLLKELFGANAPRILQALRNLRVEEVEKILKEGGAIIEGFKIPPGILRVEEVKEVVRGRRFVPHVVEPSFGAERLLLVVLDRAYTEEGGRIVLKLPPRLAPYKLAVFPLVSKEESLKALAKKIYNDAVKAGLTVIYDEDGSIGRRYARVDEIGVPFAVTVDYQSLEDNTVTLRFRDSREQIRIKSDEVVKWVLSSLSSY
- the speB gene encoding agmatinase; translated protein: MLELYIVNNPYVFLGVSGDRKRNPLSFVGVPFDSTNSFRSGSRFAPIHIRLASHSLETYSFRNGLALEENPPVDEGDVAVVHGNAEATLRNVSAVAEELFKNRKTAFVGGDHIITYGIIKGFLNAIGKPPCVLVLDAHLDFRPDYLGFRYSHACATRRTSEVVGVKNLMVLGFRAVDSRELREAREAGLNMINSYELNRMTLREVVSKVRDFLTTCSHTYVSLDMDVIDPAYAPGVSTPEPEGLQPTLVIDLLTNIIDEKTSGLDLVEVNPLVDLGDVTSFLAAKILIEVFTKFLSVIRT
- a CDS encoding Tm-1-like ATP-binding domain-containing protein, with translation MSLKRPVIAILVTLDTKEGEGFFLKERIEANGGLGFLIDISMRKHEPRLGKADVSNELLVKLAGYSIEELNDMDRADAQEIIARGALTLLKSKVASGEVDGVVGIGGSTGLGLVSMIMRELPMLMPKIVVTTAVSEACSAVLGSDITIVWSITDFSGGTSLNSIEAEVLNKVAAMIVKASSPTPVSIEKKPMILASQFGNTTPFIMVSKEILSSKGYDFVSFHALGRTGGYVLEKLISSGVAVGVLDATTHELTDELFGGVLNASVGGVIRLTTAGKLGVPQVVLPGGVDQIVFWKPESVPEKFRSRCVYEHSKGLVTLVRATGDELYAVGKLMAERLNMSKGPTVVVFPLRGFGIIDNDPNIKPVNFPSGAYCQELVFHEDKVVFKRTNKPWFNKESNLQFLKALLEYLDLSKPNIDLIVVDHNINEPEVAILSSEILHNMIKGVWRKGWIPRVPNLRIIQETN